The segment TTTCTCACTGTTTTGTTGTAGTGGTTTCATGTTGTACTAGCAATTTTGAACCTAGGATTGAGTTGAGTAGAAGGTGAAGCAATAGAAACCAAAACTTTCATTTTTTCAGTAAAGAtaactaaaatcttaaaaaaaatcgatttaaaTGTATTTTCTGGAAAAAAGGGGAAAGTATGTACCTAAAGtgcaaataataataaaattctcACACAtcggtaaaataaaaaaaaatatagaggaagaacaacttcttctcttctttttctaaaGTGTTGTTAAGCTCTTCGTCTCTTCGTCTCTGACCACTTCGCTCCTCGGGCAATAGGTAACTCCTTctcatctttctcttcttcgCGACTCACTTTCGTCTAATCTGAGGCGGTCTCTCGGAAATgatatcttattttattctcAGGGTTTTAGCTTCTGTGATTCTAGGGTTTTCACATCCTCgttaatttattttctgttattgATTGGGCGTTGGGATTAAGCGGAAACCAGTAGGAGCTTTGAATGTAAACCCacctttgatttttttttgtgtttagtTTTGAATCCAAAACTGATTTCGATTGGACGGTTCATCTAGGGTTAGAAACAGTTTTATAGATTGAACAGTATCACTATTGTTCGAATTTTTACTCATTATTTGGCTGTTAGATTCCTCTAGTTACATCAAAGCCTAGATGTGTAGGAGTTTTCTCATGTTTCCATTGCATTGTCATCTCTtgtgatctttcttttttcttttttttttttggtttggcattttcatttacttttattatGTCTTATGCATTGTTATTATCTTTAGATTGACATATGTATATCCAAGAACTGTATTTTTGTTatctgtttttaatatatattgatgCTTTTTTTTGTAGGTCTACTTTATTAATTGTCTGTGAATCATTTCTCGAATGGGGGACTCAGAAAACGCTAACCAACCTTCAAAGAAGAGAGGTGCCTTGAAGCAGCTGTCCCGTGAGAATCCagacgatgatgatgacgacaTTGGTTCAGCTGAACTTGAGAGTGGAACTTTCAAGAAGGCCCCTGATGAGGTCTTGGCAACTAGAAGAATTGTCAAAATCAAGCGCAAAGACCCATCATCTGCTGCACCACCAGCAGCCGCAACTTCCAACCCTTTCGCTGGAATTCAATTGCTCCCTCCTACCGCTGTGCCTGAGTCTAAAGTGGCTCCAGCTGAAGCCGTAGTTGAGGACAATCAAAAGGCAGCTGATACCGAAGACGGTGATGAAGTTGATAGTGAGAAGAAGGTTGATGTCAAAGATTCTACTGCTGGGGAAGAGCCTGAAAAGACTAAAGACAAGGATGATGAAAATGAGTGTGGAAAGACATCTGATGCTGGTGTAGACCAGACCGTCTCGGGTGTTAGCAACGCTGTGGAAGGAACTGATCAAACTGAGGATCCTCTTGAGAAGGTGGAATCAGGAGGTGGTGATCAGActgagagaaaagaaaaagaaggcgAAGCAAGCGTTGAAGCAGAATCAGCAGATAAGAACggtgataataataataataatggctCCTTGAGTTCTTTCCAGCAGCATTCAAGTAGCAAAAACGCCTTCACCGGACTCGCCAGTACACAGTCTTCTGGATCTTCCTTCTCATTTGGTGTTGTGTCTCAGGATGGTTCAACTGGTGGTTCTGGATCTCTCTTCGGCTTCGGCCTCTCAAACAGCTCCAACAGCAACCCACCTTCTTCCCTTTTCGGTGCATCTGGATCTTCCATTATCAACAAGAGCGAAGGTACTGGGTTTCCTCCAAAGCAAGAGGTTTCCACAGAAACAGGAGAAGAGAACGAGAAAGTCGCCTTCTCAGCCGACTCGATTATGTTTGAATATCTTGACGGAGGGTGGAGAGAGCGCGGCAAAGGAGAAGTCAAGGTGAACGTTTCAAGCAATGGCGGTAAAGCAAGGCTGGTCATGAGAACTAAAGGAAACTACAGGTTGATCTTAAACGCGAGTCTTTACCCGGAGATGAAACTTGCAAGCATGGACAAGAAAGGAATCACATTCGCCTGTGTGAATAGTGAAGgcagagaaggtctctctacgTTTGCACTCAAGTTCAAAGATCCGACAATCGTTGAGGAGTTTCGTGTAGCTGTTGACAAACATAAAGACAGTAAGCCGGTAGAAACGGTTCCTCTACTGAAGACACCTGAGAACTCTCCAACAGCTACAGATGCTGCCTGAAGAGaaaggtaaaagaaaaacattaagaAACACTTCCTCTTTGCCTTTTGTGTCTTTACTTTCAAGTAGTTGAATTTTGAGGCAGAGAAAACTAGAGATTTGAAGaagtttgttgttgttgttttcatttTCAAGAGTTGTTGAGACTTTCTGGTTGGCATAAGACTTAAAACCTCTTTATATGAACCAtttgtttcatatatatatatatatatatctgctTCCGGTTTCACAATTTGATCTGGTTTTGTATGAGGCTCCCAAATGATTCAGTTGGATTCTTGAGTGTTTCGAATGAAGACTATAGCATCTTTCAAAATTTGTAGTTGGTACACAAAGGTTCAGTTATAGTTGTTCCACGAACGCCTCAATTACATTGTTTCATTAACCTGGGATAATGTTGTGGGTTTTCTTCAAAttgaacaatatttttttttaaagaaattttatttcactttagaaatttattttttttctctttctacgtttaacatattaaataatatctGTAGAATTTAGAAGTTGGTTGGTTCCAAAAAATCTCAGTGATAGGTGTGGGTGTCTCCA is part of the Raphanus sativus cultivar WK10039 chromosome 5, ASM80110v3, whole genome shotgun sequence genome and harbors:
- the LOC108856245 gene encoding nuclear pore complex protein NUP50A gives rise to the protein MGDSENANQPSKKRGALKQLSRENPDDDDDDIGSAELESGTFKKAPDEVLATRRIVKIKRKDPSSAAPPAAATSNPFAGIQLLPPTAVPESKVAPAEAVVEDNQKAADTEDGDEVDSEKKVDVKDSTAGEEPEKTKDKDDENECGKTSDAGVDQTVSGVSNAVEGTDQTEDPLEKVESGGGDQTERKEKEGEASVEAESADKNGDNNNNNGSLSSFQQHSSSKNAFTGLASTQSSGSSFSFGVVSQDGSTGGSGSLFGFGLSNSSNSNPPSSLFGASGSSIINKSEGTGFPPKQEVSTETGEENEKVAFSADSIMFEYLDGGWRERGKGEVKVNVSSNGGKARLVMRTKGNYRLILNASLYPEMKLASMDKKGITFACVNSEGREGLSTFALKFKDPTIVEEFRVAVDKHKDSKPVETVPLLKTPENSPTATDAA